In Gallus gallus isolate bGalGal1 chromosome Z, bGalGal1.mat.broiler.GRCg7b, whole genome shotgun sequence, one DNA window encodes the following:
- the TRPM6 gene encoding transient receptor potential cation channel subfamily M member 6 isoform X3 — protein sequence MAAWRDLLFSQLGPVCRGGRDWPGGGWRHPRRRGRAEGSREPTASAPHEPPKTWIEEVFSKRECANIIPYLKDPHRCPAGCQVCQNLIRCCCGRLIGDHPGVDWPACQTALQRDEKWSVQKHTKTSPTDAFGTINFQDGDHTYHAKYIRLSYDSSLDQLLHLMVNEWQMELPKLVISVHGGTENFKLPSKVKQVFSKGLMKAAETTGAWIITEGINSGVSRHVGDALKGRASPYLRKICAVGIPPWGIIENRRDLIGKDVVCLYQTLGNPLSKLSTLNSMHSHFLMADDGTIGKYGNEMMLRRNLEKYLSLQKIHTRMGQGVPVVGLVVEGDASVILMVWEYVRTSPPVPVVVYEGTGRAADILAFTHKHTGDAGELRPQVKEEVLVMIQNMFSLGQKQSRHLFHILMECMEHRESITILDVESEEHQDIDLSILTALLKGTSMSASDQLDLALAWNQLDIAKKHILVYGQHWKVQERYGCTGGSPT from the exons ATGGCGGCGTGGCGGGACCTGCTCTTCTCTCAGCTCGGCCCCGTCTGCCGCGGCGGCAGGGACTGGCCGGGGGGAGGCTGGCGGCACCCGCGCCGGCGCGGCCGGGCCGAGGGCAGCCGCGAACCCACGGCCTCTGCGCCTCATGAG CCCCCCAAAACTTGGATAGAAGAAGTCTTCAGTAAAAGAGAATGTGCAAACATTATTCCCTATTTAAAAGACCCTCACAG ATGTCCCGCAGGATGCCAGGTGTGCCAGAATTTAATCAG aTGTTGCTGTGGAAGGCTGATTGGAGATCACCCAGGAGTAGACTGGCCTGCCTGTCAGACTGCCCTgcagagagatgaaaaatggTCTGtgcaaaaacacacaaagaCAAGTCCAACAGATGCATTTGGTACAATCAATTTTCAAGATGGAGATCACACTTATCATGCCAAG TACATTAGACTCTCTTATGATAGCAGTTTGGATCAACTGTTGCACCTGATGGTTAATGAATGGCAGATGGAGTTGCCAAAGCTAGTCATCTCTGTTCATGGAGGCACTGAAAATTTCAAACTTCCCTCAAAGGTCAAGCAGGTTTTCAGTAAAGGATTGATGAAGGCTGCTGAGACTACAGGAGCATGGATCATTACTGAAGGCATCAACAGTG GAGTGTCCAGACATGTGGGGGATGCACTGAAAGGACGTGCCTCACCATACCTGAGAAAGATCTGTGCTGTTGGGATCCCCCCCTGGGGTATCATTGAGAACCGAAGGGATCTCATTGGGAAAGAT gTAGTTTGCCTGTACCAGACTCTTGGTAATCCTCTCAGCAAACTGAGTACCCTCAACAGCATGCATTCTCACTTTCTAATGGCAGATGATGGGACAATAGGCAAATATGGGAATGAAATGATGCTCAGGAGGAATTTGGAGAAGTATTTGTCACTTCAAAAAATACACACAA GAATGGGCCAAGGTGTACCCGTAGTTGGGTTAGTGGTGGAAGGAGATGCCAGTGTGATTCTGATGGTGTGGGAGTATGTAAGGACCAGCCCGCCTGTCCCTGTGGTGGTCTATGAGGgcactggcagagctgctgataTTCTGGCTTTTACCCACAAACACACAGGTGATGCAGG GGAGCTGCGCCCTCAAGTGAAGGAGGAGGTTTTAGTAATGATTCAAAACATGTTTAGTTTGGGACAGAAACAGTCCAGACATCTATTTCACATTCTGATGGAATGCATGGAGCACAGAGAGTCT ATAACTATACTTGATGTGGAGTCTGAAGAACATCAAGACATTGATTTGTCAATTCTAACTGCACTCCTGAAAG GTACAAGTATGTCTGCATCAGATCAACTGGATTTGGCATTGGCTTGGAACCAGCTAGATATTGCCAAGAAACATATATTGGTTTATGGACAACACTGGAAG GTGCAAGAGAGATATGGATGTACTGGAGGGAGTCCAACATGA
- the TRPM6 gene encoding transient receptor potential cation channel subfamily M member 6 isoform X4, whose protein sequence is MAAWRDLLFSQLGPVCRGGRDWPGGGWRHPRRRGRAEGSREPTASAPHEPPKTWIEEVFSKRECANIIPYLKDPHRCPAGCQVCQNLIRCCCGRLIGDHPGVDWPACQTALQRDEKWSVQKHTKTSPTDAFGTINFQDGDHTYHAKYIRLSYDSSLDQLLHLMVNEWQMELPKLVISVHGGTENFKLPSKVKQVFSKGLMKAAETTGAWIITEGINSGVSRHVGDALKGRASPYLRKICAVGIPPWGIIENRRDLIGKDVVCLYQTLGNPLSKLSTLNSMHSHFLMADDGTIGKYGNEMMLRRNLEKYLSLQKIHTRMGQGVPVVGLVVEGDASVILMVWEYVRTSPPVPVVVYEGTGRAADILAFTHKHTGDAG, encoded by the exons ATGGCGGCGTGGCGGGACCTGCTCTTCTCTCAGCTCGGCCCCGTCTGCCGCGGCGGCAGGGACTGGCCGGGGGGAGGCTGGCGGCACCCGCGCCGGCGCGGCCGGGCCGAGGGCAGCCGCGAACCCACGGCCTCTGCGCCTCATGAG CCCCCCAAAACTTGGATAGAAGAAGTCTTCAGTAAAAGAGAATGTGCAAACATTATTCCCTATTTAAAAGACCCTCACAG ATGTCCCGCAGGATGCCAGGTGTGCCAGAATTTAATCAG aTGTTGCTGTGGAAGGCTGATTGGAGATCACCCAGGAGTAGACTGGCCTGCCTGTCAGACTGCCCTgcagagagatgaaaaatggTCTGtgcaaaaacacacaaagaCAAGTCCAACAGATGCATTTGGTACAATCAATTTTCAAGATGGAGATCACACTTATCATGCCAAG TACATTAGACTCTCTTATGATAGCAGTTTGGATCAACTGTTGCACCTGATGGTTAATGAATGGCAGATGGAGTTGCCAAAGCTAGTCATCTCTGTTCATGGAGGCACTGAAAATTTCAAACTTCCCTCAAAGGTCAAGCAGGTTTTCAGTAAAGGATTGATGAAGGCTGCTGAGACTACAGGAGCATGGATCATTACTGAAGGCATCAACAGTG GAGTGTCCAGACATGTGGGGGATGCACTGAAAGGACGTGCCTCACCATACCTGAGAAAGATCTGTGCTGTTGGGATCCCCCCCTGGGGTATCATTGAGAACCGAAGGGATCTCATTGGGAAAGAT gTAGTTTGCCTGTACCAGACTCTTGGTAATCCTCTCAGCAAACTGAGTACCCTCAACAGCATGCATTCTCACTTTCTAATGGCAGATGATGGGACAATAGGCAAATATGGGAATGAAATGATGCTCAGGAGGAATTTGGAGAAGTATTTGTCACTTCAAAAAATACACACAA GAATGGGCCAAGGTGTACCCGTAGTTGGGTTAGTGGTGGAAGGAGATGCCAGTGTGATTCTGATGGTGTGGGAGTATGTAAGGACCAGCCCGCCTGTCCCTGTGGTGGTCTATGAGGgcactggcagagctgctgataTTCTGGCTTTTACCCACAAACACACAGGTGATGCAGGGTGA